The Marinobacter subterrani genome has a segment encoding these proteins:
- a CDS encoding polysaccharide pyruvyl transferase family protein translates to MNPVKNGGITDEVFWRPRKTCAVRGLFTRQRMLELGYDCPEIYGDPAVLLPDFYNPEVPKQYKFGVVPHYCNFDEAKASFEGCERVNVIDVRTRDVESIVRDLKKCEMILSSSLHGLILGNAYSIPSAQVEFTSKLGGDGVKFRDYFSAYNIKPPKPLAIQGAVEDDALENFINSYPQPDTALLKPGLYASCPFKAKR, encoded by the coding sequence TTGAACCCCGTTAAAAATGGGGGGATTACCGATGAGGTTTTCTGGCGCCCCAGAAAAACCTGCGCAGTTCGGGGGCTTTTCACCCGCCAGAGAATGCTGGAGTTGGGGTATGACTGCCCGGAAATATATGGTGATCCTGCTGTTCTCTTACCCGATTTTTATAATCCGGAGGTGCCAAAGCAGTACAAATTTGGGGTGGTTCCGCATTATTGTAATTTCGATGAGGCTAAAGCCAGTTTTGAGGGTTGCGAGCGGGTCAATGTCATCGATGTACGGACCAGGGATGTGGAATCCATAGTTCGGGATCTCAAGAAATGCGAAATGATACTTTCAAGCTCGCTTCACGGTCTCATATTGGGAAATGCCTATTCGATACCAAGTGCACAGGTAGAATTCACGTCGAAGCTTGGCGGCGATGGTGTTAAATTTCGCGACTACTTTTCCGCATATAATATTAAACCGCCAAAGCCACTAGCTATTCAGGGGGCGGTCGAAGACGATGCCCTGGAAAACTTTATCAACTCATACCCTCAACCTGACACAGCCCTTTTAAAGCCGGGTCTTTACGCATCATGCCCTTTCAAAGCGAAGAGGTAG
- a CDS encoding glycosyltransferase family 4 protein, whose amino-acid sequence MKRIIFDFIRPPEPRLEQVESGEAPKESLVGYYYLRKSGYNVAHTSRPAVEQVNGKLRRLIRSLEIPSYSDLRTWRTADTIVLVTRMSLLPGIVIKLMGKELVFYDAMQTLPKHPLKKMILKLVIGLADKIIGFSENQLREWEKRYPAFREKGAAINYGIDSDFFSPNEIQAERSSQYISVGRDPNRDFSILNDFLNTPSRKLILVTKDYLVTPQLRENPAVEILDGLSYEELENLYHQSQATVIPLKKGTTHLSGIRASLEAMANRTPVIIARNQSLEEYFTDRKHVVFFEPESLSSLESALQFLEQPENRTRMVEEAYQLVREKYNYKQMAESLIRTIEG is encoded by the coding sequence ATGAAAAGGATAATCTTCGACTTTATTCGCCCACCCGAACCTCGCCTCGAGCAGGTGGAATCCGGGGAGGCACCAAAGGAATCGCTCGTCGGTTACTATTACCTTAGGAAGTCCGGCTACAACGTGGCCCATACATCACGACCGGCAGTTGAACAGGTCAACGGGAAACTACGCCGCCTTATCCGAAGCCTGGAGATCCCCTCCTATTCCGACCTGAGAACATGGCGTACGGCCGATACCATCGTCCTCGTAACAAGAATGTCGCTACTGCCAGGCATCGTGATTAAGCTCATGGGCAAGGAGCTGGTATTTTATGACGCCATGCAGACACTGCCAAAGCACCCTTTAAAAAAGATGATACTGAAACTGGTGATCGGCCTGGCCGACAAGATTATCGGTTTCTCAGAAAACCAGCTAAGGGAATGGGAAAAACGCTATCCGGCATTCCGGGAAAAGGGAGCGGCAATCAACTATGGGATTGATTCTGACTTTTTCTCACCAAACGAGATACAAGCAGAGCGATCCAGCCAATACATCTCTGTTGGCCGGGATCCCAACCGTGATTTCTCCATCCTCAATGATTTTCTCAATACTCCATCACGTAAACTGATACTGGTCACCAAGGATTACCTTGTGACACCTCAGCTAAGAGAGAATCCGGCAGTAGAAATCCTGGATGGCTTGAGCTATGAGGAACTGGAAAACCTTTACCACCAGAGTCAGGCCACTGTTATCCCCCTGAAAAAAGGAACAACCCACCTGAGTGGTATCAGGGCCTCCCTGGAAGCCATGGCAAATAGAACACCTGTCATCATTGCGAGAAACCAGAGCCTGGAAGAATACTTTACCGATCGAAAGCATGTGGTATTTTTCGAACCAGAATCTTTAAGCTCACTCGAGTCCGCGTTGCAGTTCCTGGAACAACCGGAGAATCGGACACGGATGGTTGAGGAGGCGTATCAGCTTGTGCGCGAAAAATATAACTACAAACAAATGGCTGAATCGCTTATTCGCACTATTGAAGGCTGA
- a CDS encoding IS3 family transposase (programmed frameshift) yields MKKSRFSDSQILSILKQAENGVPVPELCREHGMSSASFYKWRAKFGGMDASMMARLKELEDENRRLKKMYAEERLKADILKEAIGKKVVKPSRRREMAQKAVDEKRVSIRLACWMFSISETCYRYHPKLSSENAEIADWLVRLTHNQRNWGFGLCFLHLRNVKGFTWNHKRVYRIYRELELNLRIKPKKRLVREKPEPLAVPEMINDSWSMDFMHDQLNDGRSYRLLNVIDDFNREGLGIEVDFSLPAERVIRSLEQIIEWRGKPRSIRCDNGPEYISGKLSAWAEKREIKLAFIQPGKPQQNAYIERYNRTVRYDWLAQYLFDSTEEVQDYATRWLWHYNHERPNMGLGGITPQQKLAMMA; encoded by the exons ATGAAGAAGTCACGTTTTTCCGACAGCCAGATCCTGTCGATACTCAAGCAAGCCGAGAACGGCGTACCGGTTCCGGAGCTTTGCCGTGAGCACGGCATGAGCAGTGCCAGCTTTTATAAATGGCGCGCCAAGTTTGGCGGCATGGATGCATCGATGATGGCCCGCCTGAAAGAGCTGGAGGATGAAAACCGCCGGCTCAAGAAGATGTATGCCGAGGAGCGGCTGAAGGCTGACATTCTCAAGGAAGCCATCG GAAAAAAAGTGGTGAAGCCGTCTCGTCGCCGTGAGATGGCGCAGAAAGCCGTTGATGAAAAGCGTGTCAGCATTCGTCTGGCCTGCTGGATGTTCAGCATCAGTGAGACCTGCTACCGCTATCATCCCAAACTGAGCAGCGAGAACGCTGAGATCGCGGACTGGCTGGTGCGGCTGACCCACAATCAGCGGAACTGGGGCTTTGGTCTGTGCTTCCTGCATCTGCGCAATGTGAAAGGCTTTACCTGGAACCACAAACGGGTCTATCGGATTTACCGGGAGCTGGAACTGAATCTGCGCATCAAGCCCAAGAAGCGTCTGGTTCGTGAAAAGCCGGAACCGTTGGCTGTGCCGGAAATGATCAACGACAGTTGGTCGATGGACTTCATGCACGACCAGCTCAACGACGGACGCAGTTACCGGCTGTTGAATGTGATCGATGACTTTAACCGCGAGGGGCTTGGCATCGAAGTGGACTTCTCGCTTCCGGCAGAACGGGTTATCCGATCACTGGAGCAGATCATTGAATGGCGGGGTAAACCGCGCTCTATCCGTTGTGACAACGGGCCTGAGTACATCAGCGGCAAGCTGTCAGCCTGGGCCGAAAAACGAGAGATCAAGCTGGCGTTTATTCAGCCTGGCAAACCCCAGCAGAATGCTTATATCGAACGCTACAACCGAACGGTCCGTTACGATTGGCTGGCACAGTATCTGTTCGACAGCACCGAAGAAGTCCAGGATTATGCCACCCGCTGGCTCTGGCACTACAATCACGAACGCCCCAATATGGGACTCGGAGGAATTACTCCTCAACAAAAATTGGCCATGATGGCCTGA
- a CDS encoding polysaccharide deacetylase family protein: MALIRSVLKSGALAVLAGFGWLRIRLSTKPTLLVFTYHRVLPADSSERAAEQPGMITSPETLQKHIRLAKKLGAESIHLDEWVKLSKQNHTLPRLAIAFTFDDGWRDNYQHAYSTLKIQNTPATIFLVTQMIDTDKTFWPEQVLELLTTHTLSISDKTFDWLRPHLPASVTDCECGPLSLMEGDEVISRLKSMDDKTILANLETVYQAYPDLAPAKTSRAILSSSELDEMSTAGLVRYGAHTRHHYRLNRLNNKQMLKEEIAGCSDDMKALSKASVPVFCYPNGDITGEGEALVSEHYEAACTTKTGWNRAGCDPYDLHRFNLHDGNSHSSRALLATIGRGLL; encoded by the coding sequence GTGGCATTGATCCGATCTGTTCTTAAATCAGGCGCACTTGCCGTGCTTGCAGGATTCGGCTGGCTGCGAATCCGCTTATCCACCAAGCCAACACTCTTGGTTTTCACCTATCACAGAGTGCTGCCCGCCGACTCCTCCGAAAGAGCAGCAGAACAGCCTGGCATGATCACTAGCCCCGAGACGCTGCAAAAGCATATTCGACTCGCCAAAAAGCTCGGGGCTGAATCCATACATTTGGACGAATGGGTAAAACTGAGTAAACAGAACCACACGCTCCCCAGGCTAGCTATCGCCTTTACGTTTGATGACGGCTGGAGAGATAACTACCAGCACGCTTACTCAACGCTAAAGATACAGAATACCCCGGCCACTATTTTTCTGGTCACTCAGATGATCGATACCGATAAAACGTTCTGGCCCGAACAAGTCCTTGAATTACTGACCACCCATACCCTTTCCATCAGTGACAAAACTTTTGATTGGCTCCGCCCGCACCTTCCGGCATCAGTAACTGATTGCGAATGTGGGCCTCTCTCGCTGATGGAAGGCGATGAAGTAATTTCTCGACTCAAGTCAATGGACGACAAGACGATCCTTGCGAACCTTGAAACGGTGTATCAAGCCTACCCCGATCTCGCACCGGCAAAAACCTCAAGGGCAATTCTAAGCTCCTCCGAGCTTGACGAAATGTCGACCGCCGGACTGGTTCGATATGGGGCCCATACCAGACACCACTACCGGCTTAACCGGCTAAATAACAAACAAATGCTGAAAGAAGAAATAGCAGGCTGCAGTGACGACATGAAAGCTCTCAGCAAGGCTTCCGTACCCGTTTTCTGTTATCCCAACGGAGACATCACAGGCGAGGGAGAGGCATTGGTCTCCGAGCATTACGAAGCCGCCTGCACCACCAAAACGGGCTGGAACCGCGCCGGCTGTGACCCTTATGATCTACACAGATTCAATCTTCATGACGGGAACAGTCATAGCAGCCGGGCCCTGCTGGCAACCATCGGGCGCGGTCTTCTATGA
- a CDS encoding glycosyltransferase: protein MYNVVVVLNADGRSISKSETFIHSHIDSLRNEFNVTTLVGNPGQRKILEEGKDFQSLRFIPRAIRKLLRLLHRTTIRQQDNAALGKFFKKRNIHCCFAEYGMSGVGVMEVCRRLNTPLLVHFHGYDAYRNDLLKKYRRDYYEMFQVAEGIIAVSKDMKGKLEREVGFAEKIIHSSCGFNPSIVNNSETLSKQPNTVTFVGRLTPKKDPVGLIRAFAAVVSKIPEAQLTIIGDGELRSHCEKTILELDLQENVTLLGWKGHDEVLGILGQSTAFVMNSVTAKNGDKEGTPVAIMEAMALKNIVIATQHGGIVDIIEDGRSGLLYPEFDYELLSHKMIAALSGACDPAIPDNARQYAISNLSASLKNQFLNTLVWQSIEKSTSSL, encoded by the coding sequence ATGTATAACGTTGTTGTTGTATTGAATGCGGACGGTCGCAGTATATCCAAGTCCGAGACCTTTATTCACTCTCATATCGATAGCTTAAGAAACGAGTTCAACGTGACCACGCTGGTGGGCAACCCGGGCCAGCGCAAGATCCTGGAGGAAGGCAAGGATTTCCAGTCGCTCCGTTTCATTCCACGTGCAATCCGGAAGCTTTTACGGCTCCTCCACAGAACAACTATACGCCAGCAGGATAACGCCGCACTGGGAAAGTTCTTCAAGAAACGGAATATCCATTGCTGTTTTGCTGAGTATGGTATGAGTGGCGTGGGAGTCATGGAGGTATGCCGGCGGCTCAATACTCCACTGCTAGTCCACTTTCATGGTTATGACGCATATCGCAACGACCTCTTGAAGAAATACCGCCGTGACTACTACGAGATGTTCCAGGTTGCGGAAGGTATCATCGCCGTATCGAAAGACATGAAAGGGAAACTGGAACGAGAAGTAGGATTCGCAGAAAAGATCATTCACAGCTCTTGCGGTTTTAACCCTTCAATTGTCAATAACTCGGAAACTCTCTCCAAGCAGCCCAATACTGTAACCTTTGTAGGCCGGCTGACACCGAAAAAGGATCCCGTCGGATTAATCCGGGCCTTTGCCGCTGTAGTATCAAAAATCCCTGAGGCCCAATTGACGATTATCGGTGATGGTGAACTAAGATCCCACTGCGAGAAAACGATCCTGGAACTGGACCTACAAGAAAATGTCACATTACTCGGCTGGAAGGGGCATGACGAAGTGCTCGGAATCCTTGGACAATCTACGGCATTCGTCATGAATTCTGTAACGGCTAAAAATGGCGATAAAGAAGGTACGCCTGTTGCCATTATGGAAGCCATGGCTCTCAAAAATATCGTCATCGCGACCCAGCACGGCGGGATCGTCGATATCATCGAAGATGGCAGGAGTGGTTTGCTTTACCCGGAGTTCGATTATGAACTCCTGTCCCACAAAATGATCGCAGCATTGTCTGGCGCTTGTGATCCCGCGATCCCGGACAATGCACGTCAGTATGCTATCAGCAACCTCAGCGCTTCACTCAAGAACCAATTTTTGAACACGCTTGTTTGGCAGAGCATAGAGAAATCTACCTCTTCGCTTTGA
- a CDS encoding glycosyltransferase family 4 protein: MYELQVYPPRGGNHRHAYELVSGFIAKAHEVRVLNDPTAPGAQNFPHDHLDGFLEGADVLYVRIDARPVRNTLFEEVIKQARCPVVWEVNAPANEALAYSWLGGKLDLRKESPLKQLKRFVHALRQYPRIYLEESTRKALSKKVSAHICVTRALAQYSKIRLAARSTVVNPNGGNPLPRPASNEEAGKEKRFTVLYSGSAMYPWQGLHYLNEVTAKALEQEPEVEFVFCVSSHPEAIVQRANTTIHVGLPHDQILSKIGSADVCIALYPDYPWSPWGLHNSPMKLFEYFGCGAATITSNLGQMKDLFTGKNVCLLTENTPEAILTNIQKIKRNPLLKKQLQENAYRLITEEMGWDRVVEKTLNVFEEALDEAR, encoded by the coding sequence ATGTACGAGCTTCAGGTCTATCCGCCTCGAGGCGGCAACCACCGTCACGCCTATGAACTGGTTTCCGGTTTTATAGCAAAGGCCCATGAAGTCAGGGTCCTGAATGACCCGACAGCTCCCGGTGCCCAAAATTTCCCCCATGACCATCTGGATGGGTTTCTGGAAGGCGCTGATGTTCTTTACGTGCGAATCGACGCCCGCCCGGTGAGAAACACATTGTTTGAAGAAGTCATAAAACAGGCCAGGTGCCCCGTGGTTTGGGAGGTAAACGCTCCCGCCAATGAGGCTCTGGCCTATTCCTGGCTGGGCGGAAAACTTGATCTTCGCAAAGAGTCACCCCTCAAACAGCTGAAGCGCTTCGTGCACGCATTACGCCAATACCCACGCATCTACCTTGAAGAAAGCACCAGAAAGGCACTCTCAAAAAAGGTTTCCGCTCATATTTGCGTCACCAGAGCGTTGGCACAATACTCAAAGATTCGACTGGCAGCTCGCTCAACCGTGGTGAACCCCAATGGCGGCAACCCTCTCCCTCGACCCGCGTCGAATGAGGAAGCTGGCAAAGAAAAACGCTTTACCGTGTTGTACAGTGGTTCGGCCATGTACCCCTGGCAGGGGCTTCACTACCTGAATGAAGTGACCGCCAAGGCCCTCGAGCAGGAGCCGGAAGTCGAGTTTGTTTTCTGTGTTTCGTCCCATCCGGAAGCTATTGTTCAACGCGCCAATACAACCATTCATGTGGGCCTTCCTCACGATCAGATTCTCAGCAAGATTGGCTCGGCGGATGTCTGCATTGCCCTTTATCCCGACTATCCATGGTCTCCATGGGGGCTTCATAACTCTCCAATGAAGCTCTTTGAGTATTTTGGCTGTGGCGCCGCTACGATCACTTCAAATCTTGGCCAGATGAAAGATCTATTCACGGGAAAGAACGTCTGCCTTTTAACGGAAAACACTCCTGAAGCGATATTGACCAATATCCAGAAGATCAAGCGCAACCCATTACTGAAAAAACAACTCCAGGAAAATGCATACCGCCTGATTACAGAGGAAATGGGCTGGGATCGAGTTGTTGAGAAAACCCTGAACGTCTTCGAGGAGGCCCTGGATGAAGCAAGGTAA
- a CDS encoding glycosyltransferase family 4 protein: protein MKQGNLLLASNYSSDTGYAWWLMEFFWLIFSERSAFQTTYLAYPKIRSVPSAIAKSSINTVELDLTARDGASTQKICQFIRKNHIKCLYLTDQPYFSWQYLAYRLAGVEHIIVHDHTPGDRPSITGLKGFVKAVRNRLPLLTADLVMNVSPLMRRRSLLNGRIPSNKCISIQNGIDVKVPEIGCTTKTNGQSIRAELNLPADSVIVVTASRMHAYKQVDFAIQTFVRALSHTTRNLHFLIIGNGPDEDQLKSMQEVQENPNRIHFLGYRNDVPQILADSDIAIHCAKGEGFSLSIIEYMHQKLPVLVPDTPSVSQALEHRKSGLIYQAGNLESATSCLLELAEDNDLRSTMGQNAKDTCLKKYTIDQTRRQFTEALDAFGI from the coding sequence ATGAAGCAAGGTAATCTCCTCTTGGCATCCAACTATTCTTCGGACACGGGCTACGCCTGGTGGTTGATGGAGTTCTTCTGGCTAATTTTTTCAGAGCGTTCCGCGTTTCAAACAACTTATCTCGCCTACCCGAAGATCAGATCAGTGCCATCGGCTATCGCGAAAAGCTCGATAAATACCGTAGAACTCGATCTAACAGCACGAGACGGAGCCAGCACTCAAAAAATATGTCAATTTATCAGAAAAAATCATATCAAATGCCTGTATCTCACCGACCAACCTTATTTCTCATGGCAGTATCTCGCATACCGTTTGGCAGGTGTGGAGCACATTATTGTGCATGACCACACCCCTGGCGACAGACCGTCGATTACAGGCCTCAAGGGCTTTGTTAAGGCCGTGCGAAATCGCCTTCCCCTGCTCACAGCAGACCTCGTGATGAACGTATCGCCGCTAATGCGCCGCAGATCATTGCTTAATGGAAGGATTCCCTCGAATAAATGCATCAGTATACAAAATGGTATTGATGTCAAAGTTCCAGAGATCGGATGTACAACAAAAACCAACGGGCAATCTATACGAGCAGAACTCAACCTACCGGCAGATTCGGTAATTGTCGTGACAGCCAGCCGGATGCACGCTTATAAACAAGTCGATTTCGCAATCCAAACCTTCGTCAGGGCGTTGTCGCACACAACCCGGAATCTGCATTTCCTGATCATCGGCAACGGGCCAGACGAAGATCAGCTCAAAAGCATGCAGGAAGTCCAGGAGAATCCGAACAGGATTCACTTTCTCGGGTACCGCAACGATGTCCCACAGATTCTTGCTGACTCCGACATCGCTATACACTGCGCCAAGGGCGAGGGATTTTCACTCTCAATCATCGAGTACATGCATCAGAAGCTTCCCGTTTTAGTGCCTGACACGCCCTCGGTTTCCCAGGCACTGGAGCATAGGAAGAGCGGCCTTATTTATCAGGCGGGGAATCTTGAGTCGGCAACGTCCTGCCTTCTTGAACTGGCTGAGGATAACGACCTACGTTCAACCATGGGGCAGAACGCTAAAGATACATGCCTTAAGAAGTACACCATTGATCAGACCAGACGCCAATTTACAGAAGCACTTGACGCATTTGGGATCTAG
- a CDS encoding glycosyltransferase family 2 protein, translating to MLVILFWFGVVGVLFSYFLYPLILGFIPRRSGIGRDIAQANALQRVSLIVTAHNEAHRIQEKIENCLALDYPELEIIVASDASTDDTDQIVLAYQVRGVKLARSEERKGKEHAQLQAIKRATGDILIFSDVATSIPEDALGRMVRYFDDPTVGAVSSEDRFVSRDGSIVGEGAYVRYEMWLRGLESDRAGLVGLSGSFFAARRSVCDEWDIYSPSDFNTALNCARHGLVAVTAPDVLGLYQDVADASKEYQRKIRTIIRGLTALSRHLEVLNPIRFGWFSFQVFGHKLMRWAVPWFQVLLFIISVLLTGHGVIYKVALLVQILFYGVVIAGHLKPGLRERTVFKIPYFFVQVNLAIARATIDFLKGRRMTVWTPSKR from the coding sequence ATGCTGGTAATTCTGTTCTGGTTTGGAGTTGTTGGTGTACTGTTCAGCTATTTTCTCTATCCACTCATACTAGGCTTCATACCGCGGCGCTCTGGAATTGGCAGGGATATCGCTCAGGCAAATGCACTTCAACGGGTCTCTCTTATTGTTACGGCCCACAATGAAGCGCACCGCATTCAGGAAAAGATTGAAAACTGCCTGGCCCTGGATTATCCCGAGCTGGAGATCATTGTCGCTTCCGATGCCTCTACTGATGATACAGACCAGATCGTACTGGCCTACCAGGTGCGCGGTGTAAAGCTTGCTCGTTCAGAGGAGCGAAAAGGCAAGGAGCACGCCCAGTTGCAGGCCATCAAACGGGCTACGGGCGATATTCTGATATTTTCGGATGTGGCTACCTCCATACCTGAAGATGCATTGGGCAGGATGGTGCGGTATTTCGATGATCCTACCGTTGGGGCTGTATCCAGTGAGGATCGGTTCGTTAGCCGTGATGGCAGCATTGTGGGTGAGGGTGCCTATGTCCGATATGAGATGTGGCTCAGGGGGCTGGAATCCGATAGGGCTGGTCTGGTGGGGCTCAGCGGATCATTTTTTGCGGCCAGGCGCTCAGTATGTGATGAATGGGACATCTATTCCCCCAGCGATTTCAATACTGCGCTCAACTGTGCCCGCCACGGCCTGGTGGCGGTAACCGCACCCGATGTGTTGGGCCTCTATCAGGATGTAGCTGATGCCTCCAAAGAGTATCAACGGAAGATCCGGACCATTATCCGGGGGCTCACAGCCCTTAGCCGTCACCTGGAGGTTCTCAACCCGATCCGGTTTGGCTGGTTTTCCTTTCAGGTGTTTGGCCACAAGCTGATGCGCTGGGCGGTTCCCTGGTTTCAGGTTTTGCTGTTTATCATCTCGGTACTGTTAACCGGTCATGGTGTTATCTACAAGGTCGCCTTACTGGTTCAGATCCTGTTCTATGGTGTCGTGATCGCCGGGCATCTGAAGCCAGGGCTCCGGGAACGTACGGTCTTCAAGATTCCCTACTTCTTCGTTCAGGTGAACCTGGCGATCGCTCGAGCAACCATCGACTTTTTAAAGGGTCGGCGAATGACAGTCTGGACGCCTTCTAAACGATGA
- a CDS encoding glycosyltransferase family 4 protein yields the protein MTADITKPVVTHIVSGDLWAGAEAQVFQLIQRLAESKTVTLSVIVFNPGDLYQKLSDLGISVELADEKKLGPLSQVNAIRKHLIQHRTQVVHTHGFKENILGTIAQHLSGVPKSLRTVHGSPETQSQRRSLKKAVITLIDAIAARLGQDALVAVSSQLYKQLSKTFPGKTTVILNFIDTDTSNSGSLDRNSGNKQDEFVLGLVGRLVPVKRVDLFLEAVAILRERYHKPVKGVVVGSGPLLDELRHQATSLGIGEHVKFTGFSNSVHKELLAFDALLMPSDHEGLPMTLLEALALRVPAIGHNAGGIPEVLDGGHCGLLVDHHTPEGYADAVLKLMGMPPYEVDQLTERGSKHLTNNFDSRKNSEKYESLYKQLVNS from the coding sequence ATGACTGCGGACATCACCAAGCCAGTGGTAACCCATATTGTATCCGGAGATTTGTGGGCAGGTGCAGAAGCACAGGTCTTTCAGCTGATCCAGAGGCTGGCAGAGAGCAAAACAGTGACCCTTTCTGTCATCGTTTTTAATCCCGGAGATTTATACCAGAAGCTCTCAGATCTCGGCATATCCGTCGAACTCGCTGACGAGAAAAAATTGGGGCCCCTCTCACAGGTTAATGCCATCAGAAAACACCTGATCCAGCACCGGACCCAGGTGGTTCATACACACGGATTCAAAGAAAACATCCTGGGAACGATCGCCCAACACCTCTCAGGAGTCCCGAAATCTTTGCGAACTGTACATGGCAGTCCGGAAACGCAGTCTCAAAGGCGATCTCTCAAAAAAGCAGTTATCACACTGATAGACGCCATCGCTGCGCGCCTTGGCCAAGATGCCCTGGTGGCGGTATCAAGCCAACTTTATAAACAGCTTTCTAAGACATTTCCCGGGAAAACGACCGTAATTCTCAACTTCATTGATACCGACACTTCGAATTCAGGAAGCTTGGATCGTAACTCTGGTAACAAGCAGGACGAATTTGTGCTGGGTCTGGTGGGTCGATTAGTTCCGGTAAAGCGTGTAGATCTGTTTTTAGAAGCCGTCGCCATTTTAAGAGAACGATACCACAAGCCCGTTAAAGGCGTCGTTGTAGGGAGTGGCCCGCTTCTTGACGAACTTCGGCACCAAGCAACATCTCTTGGAATTGGCGAACACGTTAAATTTACCGGCTTCAGCAACAGCGTTCACAAAGAATTGCTGGCGTTTGATGCCCTTCTGATGCCTTCTGATCATGAGGGACTTCCCATGACTCTTTTGGAGGCTCTGGCATTGCGGGTTCCTGCCATAGGGCACAATGCTGGCGGCATTCCGGAAGTTCTTGATGGAGGACATTGCGGACTGCTGGTTGACCACCACACGCCCGAAGGCTATGCGGATGCTGTTTTGAAGCTAATGGGTATGCCTCCTTATGAGGTCGACCAACTGACGGAGCGTGGTTCAAAGCACCTGACAAATAATTTCGACAGTCGGAAAAATTCAGAAAAATACGAATCTCTGTACAAACAACTAGTTAACAGCTAA
- a CDS encoding DegT/DnrJ/EryC1/StrS family aminotransferase: MAITRSSRRPSTPEVILPAYGCPDLVAAVVAQGARPVLVDLLPDYPFMDPEKLSNSLSAATVAVIAAGFLGVPEQLSSLAGICRDHGVWLIEDSAQCFPPDCARDPIADCAVLSFGRGKPINLMGGGALLVRRDHGPATSDLLSGLPEIQLDVDWKWKARRQLFNFLLGRFGYGLLRRVPFLGLGSTVYKPLVRLCRLKLPAGLLEAGISEAKNRASISPEYTRKLGFLRQRRWTLFMEQDIAPQAEGRVTLRYGVLAPNQHVRDRAINALNQKGIGANAFYERALPEIEGLKGIVPGSASDYPNAASFANRLLTLPSHEDVTSQDVSLIASVISEWAS; encoded by the coding sequence TTGGCAATCACTCGGTCCAGCCGGAGACCTTCAACGCCGGAGGTCATTCTGCCTGCCTATGGCTGCCCGGATTTGGTGGCTGCGGTTGTGGCGCAGGGAGCCAGGCCAGTGCTGGTCGACTTGCTGCCAGACTATCCGTTCATGGATCCTGAAAAACTGTCCAATTCCCTTTCTGCCGCGACCGTAGCGGTGATCGCCGCTGGCTTTCTGGGTGTGCCAGAGCAATTGTCTTCGCTGGCAGGTATTTGTCGGGACCATGGTGTCTGGCTAATTGAAGATTCCGCTCAGTGTTTTCCGCCGGATTGCGCCCGCGATCCAATCGCGGACTGTGCTGTGCTTAGTTTTGGTCGTGGCAAGCCGATTAACCTGATGGGTGGAGGGGCACTCCTGGTTCGCCGTGACCATGGCCCCGCCACGTCTGATTTACTCAGCGGCCTGCCTGAAATCCAGTTGGACGTTGACTGGAAATGGAAGGCCAGACGACAGCTGTTCAATTTTCTTCTGGGGCGATTCGGTTACGGTCTGCTCAGGCGGGTGCCGTTTTTGGGGCTTGGTAGTACGGTATACAAGCCTTTGGTCAGGCTGTGCCGTCTGAAGCTACCAGCTGGGCTCCTGGAGGCGGGTATCAGTGAGGCTAAGAACCGAGCGTCAATCTCACCAGAATACACCAGGAAACTTGGGTTTCTCCGGCAGCGCCGCTGGACGTTGTTTATGGAGCAAGATATAGCCCCACAGGCCGAGGGCCGTGTGACGCTGCGGTATGGGGTATTGGCCCCCAATCAGCACGTCAGGGATAGAGCGATTAATGCGCTTAACCAAAAGGGCATTGGGGCGAATGCTTTCTATGAGCGAGCATTGCCCGAAATTGAAGGTTTGAAGGGTATCGTGCCCGGCTCAGCTAGCGATTACCCAAATGCTGCCTCGTTTGCCAATCGACTGCTTACGTTGCCGAGCCATGAGGATGTCACGAGCCAGGATGTGTCCTTGATTGCTTCCGTGATATCGGAATGGGCGTCTTAG